The nucleotide sequence cacgtaatctgtattgcgcagaatcgtcaccgtgccgaggacggttttttgatgggttagAACTAACATTATATGAGATACTCCCCTTACTTCTACCCTCCATAACTTTGAGGTAGCAGTTTAAAGTGGAGATGTAACTGACAGCTTTGCTTTTTCAAATGACCTGTTTTCTAGAATTGATgacgaattatttattaaaatacatgAGTCTTGTTTTGTTAGATTGTTGTAGTTCATACAGTGGATGTTTGCGATTacgtgtttttttaattatttgatagaTAAGCGCATTTCTagaatatttggaatttaaaaaaaaagtaggatatgaaatcgatattttttctataatgtaATAATGGTATACAAATACCAATTTGGTTCgtaatttttagattttggGTATTACTTCCAACCCCCTCCGAAGATGATATTGCTTTCGCtttggaaattcaaaaattggtGAATAATGAAGAAGTAAAAAATCCCAAAGCagcatttgtaaaaaaattaaagttattacCGGGTCTAATCAAATATATCATACCATTCACTTTGGTATATGTATTTGAGTATTTCATCAATCAAGGAACTGTAATTATGaatcaaaactttttaatttatttctttctaattatttatCGAATATTTGTAGTTTGAATTAATTAGAATTAAACAATCGAGTATGGACCCAGAGAAACAATACAGATGGTTCCAAGTAACTTATCAAATAGGAGTATTTTTATCTAGATCTTctgttaatttatttcatatcaaacaaACTTGGTGGATGACTCTGTTCCAAGTGAGTAAGGAAACACactcttatttaaaaaaaattacaaatatttttttattttgcaggGGATAAACGTGGTGATATTCACTACAGAAgccatattttattatattccgAATTTCTACATTGTTGTCGCACTTGTACTTTGGGAAGGACTACTTGGTGGATCGTCGTATGTTAATACATTTTACAGAATTTCAAATGAAGTGAGTACTggacttttcaaaataatttaaccctaccattaattttttaaccaacaaaaaaattgttatgatcTTCAATATACattaccggtcaaaagtttttgcccaccctataATTTGCGTTCAAACatttacattatataaaataaaaaaatacgtacTTACCTCCTCACttgttcttttttaaattttttcaggtATTAGAAGAGAATAAGCAGTTTTCGATGGCCATAACCACTTTTGGTGATAGTATTGGTATCACACTTGCAGGATTTTTGGCTATTATTGCACATAATCAGATATGTGATTTGCCTCTTCCTCAATAACAagtattattatgtttttaaaaacatgttatttattgacttgatatatttttaataaagattttcaACAATTCAGCTTTTTATTTAAGTACCTTATAAAGTTACCAGAAGCAGCAGACAGAGCTGGAATAGAAGTGTACAGAACCAGAACCAAACACTTCAAAAACCTAGGTAACACACCAACCATTTTTCGAGCAGgaaaaatttatgcaattgaaaaagtACAATAGCAAACAGATGATCATCATCCTATCATCCAATAGCCAAGCATGCATTA is from Diorhabda carinulata isolate Delta chromosome 1, icDioCari1.1, whole genome shotgun sequence and encodes:
- the LOC130892627 gene encoding battenin isoform X2; this translates as MMTTSEDIETKKTIINNNNRRRIRALIAYWILGLCNNYGYVVMLTAANDIISSQMGGDSSENKKSSTRDCTYLSTGAILLADILPGLCCKMIAPFLPFFVHVRVALCVILAASGFISVAYSQTLFVSLLGVVFTSLAAGLGEVTYMQYSTFFDRNVVSTWSSGTGGAGIIGALSYTILYRLGMRTTLQILLVVPITMGLTFWVLLPTPSEDDIAFALEIQKLVNNEEVKNPKAAFVKKLKLLPGLIKYIIPFTLVYVFEYFINQGTFELIRIKQSSMDPEKQYRWFQVTYQIGVFLSRSSVNLFHIKQTWWMTLFQGINVVIFTTEAIFYYIPNFYIVVALVLWEGLLGGSSYVNTFYRISNEVLEENKQFSMAITTFGDSIGITLAGFLAIIAHNQICDLPLPQ